The Fusobacterium necrophorum subsp. necrophorum genome has a window encoding:
- the tyrS gene encoding tyrosine--tRNA ligase produces the protein MENVFHVLQERGYLKQFTHEEEIRELLEKEKVTFYIGFDPTADSLHVGHFIAMMFMAHMQKYGHRPIALVGGGTGMIGDPSGRTDMRTMMTRETVQHNIDCIKKQMEKFIDFSDGKAILANNADWLWDLNYIDFIRDIGSHFSVNRMLAAECFKSRMENGLSFLEFNYMLMQGYDFLVLNKKYDCVLQLGGDDQWSNMIAGVELIRKKEQKSAYAMTCTLLTNKEGKKMGKTAKGALWLDPEKTSPYEFYQYWRNVDDADVEKCLSLLTFLPMKEVKRFVSFQDERINEAKKVLAFEITKMIHGEEEALKAQKAAEALFSGGTDLTTVPKLEVALGEELLNALVDNKVLKTKSEGRRLMQQGAMSLENIKLSDPAYLISEESFHGDALLKLGKKKFYQLIRK, from the coding sequence ATGGAAAATGTATTTCATGTTTTACAGGAACGAGGATATTTAAAACAATTTACTCATGAAGAAGAAATTCGAGAATTGTTGGAAAAAGAAAAAGTGACTTTTTATATCGGATTTGATCCTACCGCAGACAGCCTACATGTGGGACATTTTATTGCCATGATGTTCATGGCTCATATGCAAAAATATGGACATAGACCGATTGCTTTAGTAGGCGGAGGAACCGGAATGATTGGGGATCCTAGCGGAAGAACGGATATGAGAACCATGATGACGCGAGAGACGGTTCAGCATAACATTGATTGTATTAAAAAGCAAATGGAAAAATTTATTGATTTTTCGGACGGAAAAGCAATTTTAGCGAACAATGCGGATTGGCTATGGGATTTAAACTATATTGATTTTATTCGAGATATCGGTTCTCATTTTTCTGTGAATCGAATGCTGGCGGCGGAATGTTTTAAAAGCAGAATGGAAAATGGACTTTCTTTCTTGGAATTTAACTATATGCTAATGCAAGGATACGATTTTTTGGTATTAAACAAAAAATATGACTGTGTCTTACAATTAGGGGGAGATGACCAATGGTCCAATATGATTGCCGGGGTCGAATTGATTCGAAAAAAAGAACAAAAATCTGCCTATGCGATGACCTGTACCTTGCTTACCAACAAAGAGGGAAAGAAAATGGGAAAAACGGCAAAGGGAGCTTTGTGGTTGGATCCTGAAAAAACCAGTCCTTATGAATTTTATCAGTATTGGAGAAATGTAGATGATGCCGATGTGGAAAAATGTTTATCCTTGTTAACCTTTCTTCCTATGAAAGAAGTGAAGCGTTTCGTTTCTTTCCAAGATGAACGAATCAACGAAGCGAAAAAAGTGCTGGCCTTTGAAATTACCAAGATGATTCACGGAGAGGAAGAAGCTCTCAAAGCTCAAAAAGCGGCAGAGGCATTATTTTCAGGAGGAACGGATTTAACAACGGTTCCTAAGTTGGAAGTGGCTCTCGGAGAAGAATTATTGAATGCTTTGGTGGATAATAAAGTATTAAAAACCAAGAGTGAGGGAAGACGCTTGATGCAACAAGGGGCAATGAGTTTGGAAAATATAAAATTGTCCGATCCCGCTTATTTGATTTCGGAAGAAAGTTTTCATGGGGATGCTTTGTTAAAATTAGGAAAGAAGAAATTCTACCAATTGATTCGTAAATAA
- a CDS encoding TonB-dependent receptor, with the protein MKKYFVAVSISLALSYQIFAEENPVIKLNETVITSESFGTNILRTPKNITVITARNIKIQGAKNIEDALRGVAGLTAYNNMGGSDPKISLRGMAPGKEEQSILFLLDGIPYNSTVDTGAVNLNLIPIDIVERIEIIPNGGNVVYGEGAVGGVINIITKKGKNKKYYGSFSIDGGSYDLKEYKVNLGSNLTEQLSLDLKYNNRRQKNYRDHHTRDIEYINLGMEYKENEHSIYFDFQNSETEYRFPGYLTKKQIEEGKIKKSTGNIKGKEKLRIYRAKYEGKWAKNLFFNIAGDFKDKLYKSIDEKTNTVSTIRDTESFYISPQIKYQYMPNSYFILGGDFLKGKSKYRYKKDIKTETSRKSVGVFLTNNIKWENFIFTQGYRHQKIKYDVKDKLYPSPNHKQKILLDKTFQQDSYELTANYLLSDTGSIYASYTKAFRAPTADEAGRWRKGYDVKIQEADTFEVGGKLAWKNWYISGSIFHTRTENEILYIAYEDGKLGKNYNLPGKNIRQGIELSLEQYLEKLTLRESFHYLKHKIKKGTFAGNKIPGVPQYIYSLGMDYRILDHVIWSNSFHYYGSAYGNYDYHNKFGKQKGHTELNTSLRYEMKNGLSFYGGIHNLLDKEYFTPKLNAAGTGMNYYYGSRRNYYIGFQYTF; encoded by the coding sequence ATGAAAAAGTACTTTGTTGCAGTGTCGATTTCCTTAGCACTTTCGTATCAGATTTTTGCAGAGGAAAATCCTGTTATCAAATTAAATGAAACTGTTATAACTTCTGAAAGTTTTGGAACAAATATTTTGAGAACTCCAAAGAATATTACAGTAATTACTGCAAGAAATATTAAAATTCAAGGAGCAAAGAATATAGAAGATGCTTTAAGAGGGGTTGCAGGCTTAACTGCTTATAATAATATGGGCGGATCTGATCCCAAAATTTCTCTTCGAGGAATGGCTCCGGGAAAAGAAGAACAAAGTATTCTGTTTTTATTAGATGGAATCCCCTATAACAGTACAGTAGATACTGGAGCGGTAAATCTGAATTTGATTCCTATTGACATCGTAGAGAGAATTGAAATTATTCCTAATGGGGGAAACGTAGTTTATGGAGAAGGAGCTGTCGGAGGAGTTATCAATATTATCACTAAAAAAGGAAAAAACAAAAAATATTACGGTTCTTTTTCAATAGATGGAGGATCTTATGATTTAAAGGAGTATAAGGTAAATTTGGGGAGCAACCTGACGGAGCAGCTTTCTCTAGATTTGAAATATAATAATAGAAGGCAAAAAAATTACCGGGATCACCACACAAGAGACATTGAATATATCAATTTGGGAATGGAATATAAAGAAAATGAGCACAGTATTTATTTCGATTTTCAGAATTCAGAAACAGAATATCGTTTTCCTGGTTATCTGACAAAGAAACAAATAGAAGAGGGGAAGATTAAAAAATCAACAGGAAATATAAAGGGAAAAGAAAAATTAAGAATTTACCGTGCAAAATACGAGGGAAAATGGGCTAAAAATTTATTTTTTAATATTGCAGGAGATTTTAAAGATAAATTATATAAGTCCATTGATGAAAAAACAAATACCGTCAGTACCATAAGAGATACGGAATCTTTTTACATCAGTCCACAAATCAAATATCAATATATGCCGAATTCTTACTTTATACTAGGAGGAGATTTCCTGAAAGGGAAATCAAAATATAGATATAAAAAAGACATTAAAACAGAAACAAGCAGAAAATCTGTTGGAGTGTTTCTTACCAATAATATAAAATGGGAAAATTTTATATTTACACAGGGATATCGACATCAAAAAATCAAGTATGATGTAAAGGATAAGTTGTATCCTTCCCCAAACCATAAACAAAAAATTCTATTGGATAAAACTTTCCAACAGGATTCCTATGAACTGACAGCAAATTATCTTTTGTCGGATACAGGTAGTATATACGCTTCTTACACAAAAGCTTTCAGAGCCCCTACTGCAGATGAAGCAGGTAGATGGCGAAAAGGATACGATGTAAAAATACAAGAAGCGGATACTTTTGAAGTTGGAGGAAAGCTTGCTTGGAAGAACTGGTATATATCTGGTTCTATCTTTCATACCAGAACCGAAAATGAGATTCTATATATTGCCTATGAAGATGGAAAGCTGGGTAAAAATTATAACTTGCCCGGAAAGAATATAAGACAGGGAATTGAGCTTTCTCTGGAACAATACTTAGAAAAATTAACGTTACGGGAAAGTTTCCATTATTTAAAACATAAAATCAAAAAAGGAACTTTCGCCGGAAATAAGATTCCAGGAGTCCCTCAGTACATTTATAGTTTAGGTATGGATTATAGAATATTAGATCATGTTATCTGGAGTAATTCTTTTCATTATTATGGAAGTGCCTATGGAAATTATGATTATCATAATAAATTTGGAAAACAGAAAGGGCATACGGAATTAAACACCAGTCTTCGCTATGAAATGAAAAACGGCTTGAGTTTTTATGGAGGGATTCACAATCTTCTGGATAAGGAATATTTTACTCCAAAATTAAATGCGGCCGGAACAGGAATGAATTATTATTATGGCAGCAGAAGAAATTACTATATTGGATTCCAGTATACTTTCTAA
- a CDS encoding GNAT family N-acetyltransferase, translating to MDIQIRKMEERDIPTIYEYIHKKYVKKYYKEEEEKQWQAHQSWYRFVLHSNAYFFYIIEQETKFVGTVRYELEEEKAIVSIFIQEDYRNQGYAKKALLESMSVLSSEIEVEGIIAFILEENKCSQRLFLNCGFQKYKKEMYQKEVKLRKDKNG from the coding sequence TTGGACATTCAAATTCGAAAAATGGAAGAAAGAGATATTCCGACCATTTATGAATATATTCACAAAAAATATGTAAAAAAATATTATAAAGAGGAAGAAGAAAAGCAATGGCAAGCTCATCAAAGTTGGTACCGTTTTGTACTTCATTCCAATGCCTACTTTTTTTATATTATAGAGCAGGAAACAAAATTCGTGGGAACGGTTCGATACGAGTTGGAAGAAGAAAAAGCTATTGTCAGTATTTTTATTCAAGAAGATTATCGGAATCAAGGCTATGCCAAAAAAGCTCTTTTGGAGAGTATGTCCGTACTTTCTTCGGAAATAGAAGTGGAAGGAATCATTGCTTTTATTTTAGAGGAAAATAAGTGTTCTCAAAGATTATTTTTAAATTGCGGTTTTCAAAAATATAAAAAGGAAATGTATCAAAAAGAAGTGAAACTAAGAAAGGACAAGAATGGATAA
- the nifU gene encoding Fe-S cluster assembly scaffold protein NifU: MQYTEKVMNHFMNPHNVGVIENPDGYGKVGNPSCGDIMEIFLKIENDIITDVKFRTFGCASAIASSSVSTDLVLGKTVEEALQLTNKKVVDALGGLPAVKMHCSVLAEEAIKMAIEDYMAKKEAK, translated from the coding sequence ATGCAATATACAGAAAAAGTGATGAATCATTTTATGAACCCACACAATGTGGGAGTGATTGAGAATCCGGATGGATATGGAAAAGTAGGAAATCCATCTTGTGGAGATATTATGGAGATTTTCTTAAAAATTGAAAATGATATTATTACAGATGTGAAATTTAGAACCTTTGGTTGTGCTTCTGCAATTGCAAGTTCTTCTGTGTCAACAGATTTAGTATTAGGAAAAACTGTGGAAGAAGCACTGCAATTGACCAATAAAAAAGTAGTAGACGCTTTGGGGGGATTGCCTGCGGTAAAAATGCACTGTTCCGTGTTGGCAGAAGAAGCAATTAAAATGGCAATCGAAGATTACATGGCAAAAAAAGAAGCAAAATAA
- a CDS encoding ABC transporter substrate-binding protein: MKKFTCILYFLLFITGFLYAENGNSKKYNRIISLSMAGDEILFDMVDKDRILAFRGKSANNEMVSILGEKIKFHQKVEDNIETIISMEPDLVIIADWLKQEMLYQLQDAGIHIYIYKNPFNYEQQQRLIRELASLLEEEKRGEEIIRNMDNRLEILQKKIQKTGKEPPRVLEYSHYEGTNGKGSMFDDMLQKIYVINVAREAGIGRFSKISKEMVIEMDPDIILVPIWNKFEQGENQKFYQFLKKDKSYRDLKAVKNKKIYPIPGKYIYLYSHYIIEAMEEIAKVIYSLDS, from the coding sequence ATGAAAAAATTTACTTGTATCTTATATTTCTTGCTATTTATCACAGGTTTTTTATATGCGGAAAATGGAAACTCCAAAAAATATAACAGAATTATTTCTCTTTCTATGGCAGGAGATGAAATTTTATTTGATATGGTTGATAAAGACAGAATTCTCGCTTTTCGAGGAAAGTCGGCAAATAATGAGATGGTCTCTATCCTTGGAGAAAAGATAAAATTCCACCAAAAAGTAGAGGATAATATTGAAACAATTATTTCGATGGAACCTGATTTAGTCATTATAGCTGACTGGTTAAAACAAGAGATGCTTTATCAACTTCAAGATGCAGGAATTCATATCTATATCTATAAAAATCCTTTTAATTATGAACAACAACAAAGATTGATTCGAGAACTTGCAAGTTTATTGGAAGAAGAAAAAAGAGGGGAAGAAATTATTCGGAATATGGATAACAGGTTAGAAATTCTCCAGAAAAAAATACAAAAAACTGGAAAAGAACCTCCTCGTGTTTTGGAATATTCTCATTATGAGGGAACAAACGGAAAAGGGAGTATGTTTGATGATATGCTTCAGAAAATTTATGTAATCAATGTAGCAAGAGAAGCAGGCATTGGGAGATTTTCCAAAATTTCAAAAGAAATGGTTATTGAAATGGATCCGGATATTATTTTGGTCCCTATTTGGAATAAGTTTGAACAGGGAGAAAATCAAAAATTTTATCAATTTTTAAAAAAAGATAAAAGCTACAGGGATTTAAAGGCAGTAAAAAATAAGAAAATTTATCCTATTCCAGGAAAATATATTTATCTTTATTCTCATTATATAATTGAGGCTATGGAAGAAATAGCGAAAGTAATCTATTCGTTGGACTCTTAA
- a CDS encoding D-alanyl-D-alanine carboxypeptidase family protein: protein MRRKWIVAGLLGISLLVQAEEIREIQTIDQLLQEEVIPIVEIQELEVKKIETKVPETEIPEKKVIEKKIEESKKEENKERKEQEIKEVVPKETKVIPEKVQTVKEMKTSELKKIVEKPTKEEKVSQEVIEDTYLAGLVADTKGNIYYSKNIDKKLPMASITKVMTLLVTFDAIRNGEAHFEDKVIITKDVYNKGGSGISMKPGETFTLLDLIRATAIYSANNAAYAIARYIGKGSISNFIKKMNKKAREVGVSKEISYYSPAGLPSRYTKEPMDIGTARGIYKLSLEAIKYPEYMKIAGIKQIKIHHGKINIRNRNHLIGEEGIYGIKTGYHKEAKYNITVASKDDSREFIVVILGGESYKDRDNAVLRLLEKVKRELR from the coding sequence ATGAGAAGAAAATGGATAGTAGCAGGTTTATTGGGAATATCTTTATTAGTGCAAGCGGAGGAAATTCGAGAAATACAAACAATTGATCAATTATTACAAGAGGAAGTCATTCCTATTGTTGAAATACAAGAGTTAGAAGTAAAGAAAATAGAAACAAAGGTTCCAGAGACGGAAATTCCGGAAAAAAAAGTGATCGAGAAAAAGATAGAGGAGAGTAAAAAAGAAGAGAATAAAGAAAGGAAAGAACAGGAAATAAAAGAAGTTGTTCCGAAAGAAACAAAAGTTATCCCGGAAAAAGTACAGACAGTGAAAGAAATGAAAACTTCGGAGCTGAAAAAAATAGTAGAAAAACCTACAAAAGAGGAAAAAGTTTCGCAAGAAGTTATAGAAGATACTTATTTGGCAGGATTGGTAGCGGATACAAAAGGAAACATCTATTATAGTAAGAATATTGACAAAAAGTTGCCGATGGCTTCCATAACAAAAGTTATGACTTTATTAGTAACCTTTGATGCAATCCGAAATGGAGAAGCTCATTTTGAGGATAAGGTGATCATTACGAAAGATGTATATAATAAAGGAGGAAGTGGAATTTCCATGAAGCCGGGAGAAACTTTTACTCTTTTGGATCTGATTCGAGCGACTGCTATTTATTCTGCTAACAATGCTGCTTATGCAATTGCAAGGTATATCGGAAAGGGAAGTATTTCCAATTTTATAAAAAAAATGAACAAAAAAGCGAGAGAAGTGGGGGTTTCCAAAGAAATTTCCTACTACAGTCCTGCAGGCTTGCCAAGCCGTTACACAAAGGAGCCAATGGATATTGGGACTGCCAGGGGAATTTATAAATTGTCCTTAGAGGCGATTAAATATCCGGAATATATGAAAATTGCAGGAATCAAACAGATAAAAATTCATCATGGAAAAATCAATATTCGAAACCGAAATCATTTGATAGGAGAAGAGGGAATTTATGGAATCAAAACAGGATACCATAAGGAAGCAAAATATAATATTACGGTAGCCAGTAAGGATGACTCTCGAGAGTTCATTGTCGTAATTTTAGGGGGAGAGAGCTATAAGGACAGAGATAATGCGGTATTACGTCTTTTGGAGAAAGTAAAGCGAGAATTACGTTAG
- a CDS encoding thioesterase family protein, whose protein sequence is MFQWIYQIQQEDINTGKHVGNEKSLIFFEKVRKCWLESHGYSELCLGEGLGMIQKSAFVEYKKQLFLGNTITVKIVKIEIEKLFFTFFYQIWNEEEELCVEGNTKMLAYDYQKQKVRKIPSLFLKELEDYSS, encoded by the coding sequence ATGTTTCAATGGATTTATCAAATACAACAAGAAGACATCAATACAGGAAAGCATGTGGGAAATGAAAAAAGTTTAATTTTTTTCGAAAAAGTTAGAAAATGTTGGTTAGAAAGTCATGGTTATTCAGAATTATGTTTAGGAGAAGGCTTAGGAATGATACAAAAAAGTGCTTTCGTAGAATATAAAAAGCAACTTTTTTTAGGGAATACCATTACGGTTAAAATTGTCAAGATCGAGATTGAAAAACTTTTTTTCACATTTTTCTATCAAATTTGGAATGAAGAAGAGGAGCTTTGTGTAGAGGGAAATACAAAAATGTTAGCCTATGATTATCAGAAACAAAAAGTGAGAAAAATTCCCTCTCTTTTCTTGAAAGAATTAGAGGACTATTCCTCTTAG
- a CDS encoding TonB-dependent receptor, translated as MKTNILFLTFLFCNTVSFAETTIHLPESNIQSDYVEINKMKNLKNIIVIEKKEIQEKGYTNLSAVLQDIPNIHVGTTGWGEIDIRGQGEGNAAKNLQVLIDGAPITTLVNHPLQTNYDVVPVENIERIEIIPGGGSIIYGSGTAGGVINITTNLSRLHRPINIVEVSAGTGGEKYNLAFGHRVTKKLNVQLSYLRNNQNLYFKDTYRHSNYFTAGLHYQISDRQNLSLRYSTLTEDGKFVRNILYKKLNQDGKNYRPEKKKVTAGLDKDGHKIEKWMDGYSNAKRNMDSFNLSYRFRLGENSTYLMDAFYNKGHFSNMALSDQTMYHHTYGVKNKLDFFYAKNTAFDGSSLLIGLDSYQQDAKLEYNDYKFLDYKKKTYYIRPLSFKYKKKTNAFYLLNTLKYGNWESSQGIRRDYTYWHFDKVASKNEGKETSHRHNTNYEFSLAYKYRDTGRIYARYERGFTSPDGLEITDDFSKQDIKPTKGKDEIYDLYEIGWREYFGFTTINLTAFYSFTDNEMSRNYVFNELGFGRKTINILKTKRKGIELSLFQKLGNLELKESYAYLKGKRTYNGKESQFLDPDDYVDWSNTGLPKVPKQSLTLEAKYHFSPKISVGLRYKYNGKYSNFSDLRQKEEEGYIKSHSVTDLSLHYQNEKGFHLYGGINNVFNEKYFEYTGSKMYTIIPAEERTFFVGAKYQF; from the coding sequence ATGAAAACAAACATTTTATTTTTAACATTTTTATTTTGTAATACTGTTTCTTTTGCAGAAACAACCATTCATCTACCAGAAAGCAATATTCAATCCGATTATGTGGAAATCAATAAGATGAAAAATCTCAAAAATATAATTGTGATTGAAAAAAAAGAAATTCAGGAGAAAGGGTATACAAATTTATCCGCCGTATTGCAAGATATCCCAAATATTCATGTCGGAACAACCGGTTGGGGAGAAATTGATATTCGAGGTCAGGGAGAAGGAAATGCAGCAAAAAATTTGCAGGTGTTAATCGATGGAGCTCCGATTACCACTTTGGTAAACCATCCTTTGCAAACGAATTACGACGTAGTTCCGGTAGAAAATATTGAAAGAATTGAAATTATTCCCGGAGGAGGTTCCATCATTTATGGTTCCGGGACAGCTGGAGGAGTTATCAATATTACTACCAATCTAAGTCGTTTACACAGACCAATAAACATTGTAGAAGTTTCCGCCGGAACCGGTGGAGAAAAATATAATCTTGCCTTTGGTCATAGAGTTACTAAGAAACTAAACGTACAATTATCATATCTTCGAAATAATCAGAATCTATATTTCAAAGATACCTATCGACATAGCAACTATTTCACGGCAGGATTACATTATCAAATCTCCGACAGACAAAATTTGTCTCTGCGATATAGTACTCTCACAGAAGACGGAAAATTTGTTCGAAATATTTTATATAAAAAATTGAATCAGGATGGAAAAAATTATCGACCGGAAAAGAAAAAAGTAACCGCCGGTTTGGACAAAGACGGACATAAAATTGAAAAATGGATGGACGGATATTCCAATGCCAAGAGAAATATGGACAGCTTCAATCTAAGTTATCGTTTCCGACTTGGGGAAAACTCAACTTATCTTATGGATGCCTTTTACAATAAGGGACATTTTTCCAATATGGCTTTGAGTGATCAGACCATGTATCATCATACCTACGGAGTTAAAAATAAATTGGACTTTTTCTATGCAAAGAATACTGCTTTTGACGGAAGTAGCTTGTTGATTGGATTGGATTCTTACCAACAGGATGCAAAATTGGAATACAATGATTACAAATTTTTAGATTACAAAAAGAAAACTTATTACATCAGACCGCTTTCCTTTAAATATAAAAAGAAAACCAATGCTTTTTATCTATTGAATACTCTAAAATATGGAAATTGGGAGTCTTCACAAGGAATTCGAAGAGATTATACCTATTGGCATTTTGACAAGGTTGCTTCCAAAAATGAAGGAAAAGAAACCAGCCATCGTCACAATACCAATTACGAATTCAGTCTTGCCTATAAATATCGTGATACCGGAAGGATCTATGCTCGTTACGAAAGAGGCTTTACTTCCCCTGATGGTCTAGAAATTACAGATGACTTTTCCAAACAAGACATTAAGCCTACAAAAGGAAAAGATGAAATCTATGACTTATATGAAATCGGTTGGAGAGAATACTTCGGATTTACTACCATAAACTTAACTGCATTCTATTCTTTTACAGACAATGAAATGAGCCGAAATTATGTTTTCAATGAACTAGGATTCGGAAGGAAAACCATCAACATTCTAAAAACCAAAAGAAAAGGAATAGAATTAAGTCTATTCCAAAAATTAGGAAACTTGGAATTAAAAGAAAGTTACGCTTATTTAAAAGGAAAAAGAACTTACAACGGAAAAGAATCTCAATTCTTAGATCCGGATGACTATGTAGATTGGTCCAATACGGGACTTCCCAAAGTCCCAAAACAGTCTCTAACCTTGGAAGCAAAATATCATTTTAGCCCAAAAATTTCAGTCGGTTTACGATATAAATACAATGGAAAATATAGTAATTTCAGTGATTTAAGACAAAAAGAAGAAGAAGGATATATCAAATCTCATTCTGTAACGGACTTATCTTTACATTATCAAAATGAAAAAGGATTTCATCTGTATGGAGGAATCAATAATGTATTCAATGAAAAATATTTTGAATATACCGGTTCTAAAATGTATACCATCATCCCTGCGGAAGAAAGAACATTCTTTGTGGGAGCGAAATATCAATTTTAA
- the nth gene encoding endonuclease III, with translation MDKKQRVREVLKRLEEKFGKPKCALDFKSPFELLVAVILSAQCTDVRVNIVTKQMFPHVNTPEQFANMEVEEIEEWIRSTGFYHNKAKNIKKCSQQLLELYGGEVPQDMDKLVNLAGVGRKTANVVRGEIWGLADGITVDTHVRRLSNLIGFVQEEDPIKIERELMKIVPKKSWIDFSHYLILQGRDTCIARRPRCNQCEISEFCKGKKIIDK, from the coding sequence ATGGATAAAAAACAAAGGGTGCGGGAAGTTCTAAAACGCTTGGAAGAAAAATTTGGGAAACCGAAGTGTGCCTTGGACTTCAAGAGTCCTTTCGAATTGTTGGTTGCTGTAATTTTATCAGCACAGTGTACAGATGTCAGGGTCAATATTGTGACGAAGCAAATGTTTCCCCATGTGAACACTCCGGAGCAGTTTGCCAATATGGAAGTGGAAGAAATTGAAGAGTGGATTCGTAGTACGGGATTTTATCATAATAAGGCAAAAAATATCAAAAAATGCAGTCAACAATTATTGGAATTATATGGGGGAGAAGTTCCTCAAGATATGGATAAACTTGTGAATCTGGCAGGAGTAGGAAGGAAAACGGCAAATGTGGTTCGTGGAGAAATTTGGGGCTTGGCGGATGGAATTACGGTGGATACTCATGTGAGGCGTTTAAGCAATTTGATTGGATTCGTGCAGGAGGAGGATCCCATTAAAATTGAACGAGAGTTGATGAAAATTGTTCCTAAAAAATCTTGGATTGACTTTTCTCATTATTTAATTTTACAGGGGAGAGATACCTGTATTGCAAGGCGACCGCGTTGCAATCAATGTGAGATTTCAGAGTTTTGCAAAGGGAAAAAAATAATTGACAAATAA
- the nifS gene encoding cysteine desulfurase NifS, protein MRVYLDNNATTKVDPEVFEAMVPYLTEYYGNSSSLHLFANETSQALNEARNTIARILKARPSEIIFTASGSEADNLAIRGIAKAYKHRGKHIITSTIEHPAIKNTYLDLEEEGFEITMVPVDENGVLKLQELKKAIREDTILISVMHANNEVGSFQPIEEVAKIAKEHRILFHVDAVQTMGKLKIHPEEMGIDLLSFSGHKFHAPKGIAALYIRSGVRFGKVLTGGSQENKRRPGTSNVAFAVGMAKALEMSVAVMEEEWKREESLRNYFEEELLKRIPEIVVNAKSVKRLPGTSSITFKYLEGESILLTLSSKGIAVSSGSACSSDSLQPSHVLLAMSIPAECAHGTIRFSLGKYNTKEEIDYTIEAVVETVTRLRSISPLWNAFQNNK, encoded by the coding sequence ATGAGAGTATATTTGGATAATAATGCAACAACCAAGGTAGACCCGGAAGTATTTGAAGCAATGGTACCGTATTTAACGGAATATTACGGAAATTCGTCCAGTTTACATTTGTTTGCAAACGAAACCAGTCAAGCATTGAATGAGGCAAGAAACACAATTGCAAGAATTTTAAAGGCAAGACCATCGGAAATTATTTTTACAGCTTCCGGAAGTGAAGCGGATAATTTGGCAATTCGTGGAATTGCAAAAGCTTATAAACATAGAGGAAAACATATTATTACTTCGACGATAGAACATCCCGCAATTAAAAATACTTATTTGGATTTAGAGGAAGAAGGATTTGAAATAACTATGGTACCGGTAGATGAAAACGGTGTTTTAAAATTACAAGAATTAAAAAAAGCCATTCGTGAAGATACCATTTTAATCAGTGTCATGCATGCAAATAATGAAGTGGGGTCTTTCCAACCTATAGAAGAAGTTGCAAAAATAGCAAAGGAACATAGAATTTTATTCCATGTGGATGCAGTACAAACGATGGGAAAATTAAAGATTCACCCTGAAGAAATGGGAATTGATTTATTATCTTTTTCCGGGCACAAATTTCATGCTCCCAAAGGAATTGCAGCTTTGTATATTCGAAGCGGGGTTCGTTTCGGAAAAGTGTTGACAGGAGGAAGCCAGGAAAATAAAAGAAGACCCGGAACCAGCAATGTAGCATTTGCAGTGGGAATGGCAAAAGCATTGGAAATGTCTGTTGCTGTTATGGAAGAAGAATGGAAGCGGGAAGAAAGCTTACGAAATTATTTTGAAGAAGAGTTATTGAAAAGAATTCCTGAAATTGTCGTCAATGCAAAATCAGTAAAACGATTGCCCGGAACTTCCAGTATTACCTTTAAATATTTGGAAGGAGAATCCATTTTATTGACCTTAAGCAGTAAAGGAATTGCAGTCAGTTCAGGTTCCGCCTGTTCTTCTGACAGCTTACAGCCCTCTCATGTTTTATTAGCTATGAGTATTCCAGCAGAATGTGCTCATGGAACTATTCGTTTTTCTTTGGGAAAATATAATACGAAAGAAGAAATTGATTATACGATTGAAGCGGTTGTGGAAACGGTAACAAGACTACGAAGTATTTCACCTTTGTGGAATGCTTTTCAAAATAACAAATAG